Proteins encoded by one window of Metamycoplasma subdolum:
- the cysS gene encoding cysteine--tRNA ligase: MKNKMLKYYLCGPTVYNFPHIGNFRPAITFDIIIRAKRFLGDNVFFLNNITDIDDKIIKRAKEENKSEKEISQKYEKYYWEQYKNFNLNMPDRVARVTDSLKDMTDYIEVLLQKKAAYQVGINVFFDVKKYESEYGKVSGQKISNLNYEEDKFSKRNPFDFVLWKDTNEGIKFDSPFGEGRPGWHTECSCFINKYFDGETIDIHGGGIDLIFPHHENENIQHFALHGKPLSKGWMHFGTLNYNGEKMSKSIGNIIYPHDFFTKYDADTYKLLLLTTNYAKPINLTDELLISNQAIIDRFKVIKAKVELENVEENIDKKIVKEVIELIANLQFAEANKIILKLSKQKESAWTFLEIAKILGFIFPTKNVDKETKAEYEKWKVLVEKKDFEKADQLRKVLQDKKVL; encoded by the coding sequence ATGAAAAATAAAATGCTTAAATATTACTTATGTGGGCCAACTGTTTATAATTTTCCGCATATTGGCAACTTTAGACCAGCAATAACTTTTGACATAATAATTCGTGCCAAGAGATTTCTTGGCGATAATGTATTTTTCTTGAATAATATTACTGATATTGATGACAAGATTATCAAAAGAGCAAAAGAAGAAAATAAAAGCGAAAAAGAGATTAGCCAAAAGTATGAAAAATACTATTGAGAACAATATAAAAACTTTAATTTAAATATGCCAGATAGGGTTGCTAGAGTTACAGATTCTTTAAAAGATATGACTGATTATATTGAAGTACTTTTACAAAAAAAAGCAGCATATCAAGTTGGAATTAATGTCTTTTTTGATGTTAAAAAATATGAATCAGAATATGGAAAAGTAAGTGGACAAAAAATTTCAAATTTAAACTATGAGGAAGACAAATTTTCAAAACGTAACCCCTTTGATTTTGTTCTTTGAAAAGATACAAATGAAGGAATAAAATTTGACTCACCTTTTGGTGAAGGGCGCCCTGGGTGACATACTGAATGTAGTTGTTTTATTAATAAATATTTTGATGGTGAAACTATTGATATTCATGGCGGCGGAATTGACTTAATTTTTCCTCATCACGAAAATGAAAATATTCAACATTTTGCTTTACACGGCAAGCCTCTAAGTAAAGGATGAATGCACTTTGGAACCTTAAATTATAACGGTGAAAAAATGTCCAAATCAATAGGTAACATTATCTATCCACATGACTTTTTTACTAAATATGATGCAGATACTTATAAGCTATTATTGTTAACTACAAACTATGCAAAACCAATTAATTTGACCGATGAACTTTTAATTTCTAATCAAGCAATTATTGATAGATTCAAAGTCATAAAAGCTAAAGTTGAACTTGAAAATGTCGAAGAAAATATTGATAAAAAAATAGTAAAAGAAGTGATTGAATTAATTGCCAATTTACAATTTGCAGAAGCAAATAAAATTATTTTAAAACTTTCAAAACAAAAAGAAAGTGCCTGAACTTTTCTTGAAATTGCAAAAATTTTAGGTTTTATTTTTCCAACTAAAAATGTTGATAAAGAAACTAAAGCAGAGTATGAAAAATGAAAGGTTCTTGTTGAGAAAAAAGACTTTGAAAAAGCTGATCAACTTAGAAAAGTTTTACAAGATAAAAAGGTTCTATAG
- the rlmB gene encoding 23S rRNA (guanosine(2251)-2'-O)-methyltransferase RlmB, with protein MKNIIYGKNSVLDAVSNNFPIEKLMIDRNLKDKTNIKFNNISYVSRFELDKLCEGNHQGFVAIIKDFQYHDLGSIFKDKPNFVLMLDHIQDPQNFGSIIRTCNAFNIKHIIIPKNRAVDVTPTVLKVSSGGFNNVKIIKVASLFDATNDLKKNNFWIYATALDKNAKKLHQVTFASPTCLIVGNEETGVSKTLINNSDEVVFIEQNGIVQSLNVSAATAILVYELTKEKK; from the coding sequence GTGAAAAATATAATTTATGGTAAAAACTCAGTTTTGGATGCAGTTAGTAATAACTTTCCAATTGAAAAATTAATGATTGATAGAAATTTGAAAGATAAAACGAACATCAAATTTAATAATATTTCTTACGTTTCAAGGTTTGAACTTGACAAACTTTGTGAAGGGAATCATCAAGGTTTTGTCGCAATTATAAAAGACTTTCAATACCATGATTTAGGATCAATTTTTAAAGACAAACCCAACTTTGTTTTAATGTTAGATCATATTCAAGATCCTCAAAATTTTGGTTCAATCATTAGAACATGCAATGCTTTCAATATTAAGCATATTATTATTCCAAAAAATAGAGCAGTTGATGTAACTCCAACGGTTTTGAAAGTATCAAGTGGCGGATTTAATAATGTAAAAATCATCAAAGTTGCTTCACTTTTTGATGCAACAAATGATCTCAAAAAGAATAATTTTTGAATCTATGCAACTGCCCTTGATAAGAATGCAAAAAAATTACATCAAGTTACTTTCGCTAGCCCTACTTGTTTAATTGTTGGCAATGAAGAAACTGGTGTTTCAAAAACTTTAATTAACAATAGTGATGAAGTAGTATTCATTGAACAAAATGGAATTGTGCAATCTTTAAACGTTTCAGCAGCAACAGCAATTTTGGTTTATGAACTCACAAAAGAGAAGAAATAA
- the argF gene encoding ornithine carbamoyltransferase, translated as MPMNLKGRSLDSALNFTTDEINYLIDLSIKLKHSKEQGLHVNSRPLVGKNIVILFQKDSTRTRCAFEVASADLGASCTYIGPSGSNFGKKESIEDTAKVLGQMYDGIEFRGFKQSDVDALVKYSGVPVWNGLTDAEHPTQMLADYMTMKEHLGDLKGKKVVFAGDIKNNVARSIMIGAAFTGMNCVLCGPKPQWDIVKSGPDHKEVYKKCQELFKLNGGSVSFSDDKIKAAKDADVIYTDVWVSLGEDFSLFEPRIKELGSFQVDMAMIKAAKESVIFLHCLPAFHDDHTLFSAEIKEKFGKKLPVVATGAMEVTDEVFQSKYNRSIEQAGNRMHSIKAAILAMLGY; from the coding sequence ATGCCTATGAACTTAAAAGGTCGTAGTTTAGATTCAGCATTGAACTTTACTACTGACGAAATTAACTATCTAATTGACTTATCAATTAAATTAAAACACTCAAAAGAACAAGGACTACATGTAAATTCACGTCCATTAGTTGGAAAAAACATTGTTATTCTATTTCAAAAAGACTCAACTAGAACTCGTTGTGCATTCGAAGTTGCATCAGCTGATTTAGGTGCTTCATGTACTTACATCGGGCCATCAGGTTCAAACTTTGGTAAAAAAGAATCAATCGAAGATACTGCTAAAGTTTTAGGTCAAATGTATGACGGTATTGAATTCCGTGGATTCAAACAATCAGACGTTGATGCTCTAGTTAAATACTCAGGTGTTCCTGTTTGAAACGGATTAACCGATGCTGAACACCCAACTCAAATGCTAGCTGACTACATGACCATGAAAGAACACTTAGGAGATCTAAAAGGCAAAAAAGTTGTATTCGCTGGTGACATCAAAAATAACGTTGCTCGTTCAATTATGATTGGTGCAGCATTTACTGGCATGAACTGTGTACTATGTGGACCTAAACCACAATGAGACATTGTAAAATCAGGACCAGATCACAAAGAAGTTTACAAAAAATGTCAAGAACTATTTAAATTAAATGGTGGATCTGTATCATTCTCAGATGATAAAATCAAAGCAGCTAAAGACGCTGATGTTATTTACACCGACGTATGAGTATCATTAGGTGAAGATTTCTCTCTATTTGAACCACGTATTAAAGAACTAGGTTCATTCCAAGTTGACATGGCAATGATCAAAGCAGCTAAAGAAAGTGTTATCTTCCTACACTGCTTACCAGCATTCCACGACGACCACACTCTATTCTCAGCAGAAATTAAAGAAAAATTCGGCAAAAAACTTCCAGTTGTTGCAACCGGAGCAATGGAAGTAACTGACGAAGTATTCCAATCAAAATACAACAGATCTATTGAACAAGCTGGAAATAGAATGCACTCAATTAAAGCAGCTATTCTAGCAATGTTAGGATACTAA
- the arcC gene encoding carbamate kinase yields MSRIVIALGGNALGNNPEEQKELVKLPAKKIAELVKAGHQVIIGHGNGPQVGMIFNGFSAAHEKNEKSPLVPLPEAGAMSQGYIGYHMINAITNALHDEGIKDKEVLYLLTQTIVDPKDPAFQHPTKPIGPFYATKKEAELMNPNSVIVEDAGRGFRKVVASPKPINFVGINQMKNAIAAGAIVIVGGGGGIPTVVDKKGHIQGVDGVIDKDFALARMASLANADFFVVLTAVDNIMINYKQPNEKALKHATKAELEKYIEEKQFAPGSMLPKVQAAIKFVEEGGKAAFIGDLKDLEEIIKEKTGTKVTLK; encoded by the coding sequence ATGAGCCGTATAGTTATCGCACTTGGCGGAAACGCACTCGGAAACAATCCTGAAGAACAAAAAGAATTAGTTAAATTACCAGCTAAGAAAATTGCTGAACTTGTTAAAGCAGGTCACCAAGTAATTATTGGCCATGGAAATGGACCACAAGTTGGTATGATTTTTAATGGTTTTTCAGCTGCTCACGAAAAAAATGAAAAAAGTCCTCTAGTTCCTTTACCAGAAGCTGGAGCAATGAGCCAAGGATACATTGGTTACCACATGATTAATGCAATTACAAATGCATTACATGATGAAGGCATCAAAGATAAAGAAGTTTTATACTTATTAACTCAAACTATCGTTGATCCTAAAGACCCTGCATTCCAACACCCAACAAAACCAATTGGTCCATTTTATGCAACTAAAAAAGAAGCAGAACTTATGAACCCAAACAGTGTTATTGTTGAAGACGCTGGCCGTGGATTTAGAAAAGTTGTTGCTTCACCCAAACCAATTAACTTTGTTGGTATTAACCAAATGAAAAACGCTATTGCTGCAGGTGCAATCGTTATCGTTGGTGGAGGAGGAGGAATTCCTACCGTTGTTGATAAAAAAGGTCATATTCAAGGTGTTGATGGAGTTATTGATAAAGACTTTGCACTTGCAAGAATGGCTTCTTTAGCAAACGCAGATTTCTTTGTTGTTTTAACTGCTGTAGATAATATTATGATTAACTACAAACAACCAAATGAAAAAGCACTTAAACATGCTACAAAAGCTGAACTTGAAAAATATATTGAAGAAAAACAATTTGCACCAGGAAGTATGCTTCCTAAAGTACAAGCAGCAATCAAATTCGTTGAAGAAGGCGGAAAGGCTGCATTCATTGGTGATTTAAAAGATCTTGAAGAAATCATCAAAGAAAAAACTGGAACTAAAGTAACATTGAAATAA
- a CDS encoding large conductance mechanosensitive channel protein MscL, whose translation MTKKELEQKKHVVKNAFKKSKEAVIRGNLLILAIGVLLGNAFGLVISSLATDVIMAAIAKIWAGSGDLAKWEVGGIYIGKFLAALVNFVVVAVCIFLGLLIFFTIKNAIEYAKAKRQPIEEEKAPEPTTEELILATLKKIEENTHNTIKK comes from the coding sequence ATGACAAAAAAAGAATTAGAACAAAAAAAGCATGTCGTAAAGAATGCCTTTAAAAAATCTAAAGAAGCTGTTATTAGAGGAAATCTTCTAATCTTAGCAATTGGTGTTTTATTAGGTAACGCTTTCGGTCTTGTGATTTCTTCACTAGCTACCGATGTCATTATGGCTGCTATTGCTAAAATATGAGCTGGTTCAGGTGATTTAGCAAAATGAGAAGTTGGTGGAATTTACATTGGTAAATTTTTAGCTGCTTTAGTAAACTTCGTAGTTGTTGCTGTTTGCATTTTCCTTGGTCTACTTATCTTCTTTACAATTAAGAATGCTATTGAATATGCTAAAGCAAAAAGACAACCTATTGAAGAAGAAAAAGCACCAGAACCTACAACTGAAGAACTTATTTTAGCAACATTAAAGAAAATTGAAGAAAATACACATAATACTATTAAAAAATAG
- a CDS encoding ribonuclease J yields the protein MKPTKIFGLGGMQEIGKSTLIIEYDQIFIIDTGIKFHDVFTTGINGSIPDYTYLQKNQERIAGLFITHGHEDHIGGVPYLVKQVDVQRIYAPKIAIQYLKLKFEDMRIKKHVEFIEITKDAVFEFNTCSVDFWTAQHSIPDAFGIRVKTPNGSLMMTGDFRFDYTPIGNLTDFAKLKQMGDEGLDVLFSDSTNAMRPNHSPSESDILQDIGKYMKEAKGKIIITAFASNLTRIKAIIELAASMKKKVIAFGRSMVDGIDIGRRLGYIDAPEEVFIDKKSLNKYNENELLILTTGSQGEELAGLAKMSYQKHPHVTIKPGDTIIFSSSPIPGNRSKIELLVNRLYKLGAIIRENGVDGYLHTSGHAYRDEHLKIFELTKPKYFMPYHGEFRMSVVHGYTAIESGVDPKNVIVAKLGEVYHLVDHKITLSKEKVYFGPVFIDGNILSVSNSQILKERMELGQNGFLHAIVAINKEKNLILGKPRIVSRGAFYVKNSLALVEEAKRLVHGAILYTIKNSTNWTVPQLKQLIIDRLSPFFYKHKRRNVVIIPTILFTTHSKALVEDNPNLTDITIEEEKEGGKTLRHESKEYI from the coding sequence ATGAAACCAACTAAAATTTTTGGTTTAGGTGGAATGCAAGAAATTGGTAAATCTACCTTAATCATTGAATATGACCAAATTTTTATAATAGATACAGGAATCAAATTTCACGATGTTTTTACAACTGGAATTAATGGTTCAATTCCTGACTACACTTATTTACAAAAAAATCAAGAAAGAATTGCCGGCCTTTTTATAACACATGGTCATGAAGATCATATTGGTGGTGTCCCTTATTTAGTTAAACAAGTTGATGTTCAAAGAATATATGCCCCTAAAATCGCAATTCAATATTTAAAACTTAAATTTGAGGACATGAGAATCAAAAAACATGTTGAATTTATTGAAATAACCAAAGATGCAGTTTTTGAATTCAACACATGTTCAGTTGATTTTTGGACAGCACAACATTCAATTCCTGATGCTTTTGGAATTCGTGTTAAAACTCCTAATGGTTCATTAATGATGACTGGCGACTTTAGATTTGACTATACTCCAATAGGAAATTTAACTGACTTTGCAAAACTTAAACAAATGGGCGATGAAGGACTTGATGTTTTATTTTCTGACTCAACTAATGCAATGCGTCCAAATCATTCTCCTTCAGAATCTGATATTTTACAAGACATTGGAAAATATATGAAAGAAGCAAAAGGCAAAATTATCATTACTGCTTTTGCCTCAAACTTAACAAGAATTAAAGCAATCATTGAACTTGCTGCTTCAATGAAGAAAAAGGTCATTGCTTTTGGTAGATCAATGGTTGATGGAATTGACATTGGTAGAAGACTTGGTTATATTGATGCACCTGAAGAAGTATTTATTGATAAAAAATCACTTAATAAATATAACGAAAATGAACTTTTAATTTTAACAACTGGTTCACAAGGTGAAGAACTTGCTGGACTTGCTAAAATGAGTTATCAAAAACATCCTCATGTTACTATCAAACCAGGTGATACAATTATTTTTTCATCTTCACCAATTCCTGGAAATAGATCAAAAATTGAACTTTTGGTTAATAGACTTTACAAACTTGGTGCAATAATTCGTGAAAATGGTGTTGATGGATATCTGCATACATCAGGTCATGCTTATCGCGACGAGCATCTTAAGATTTTTGAACTAACTAAACCTAAATATTTTATGCCTTATCATGGCGAATTTAGAATGAGTGTAGTTCATGGCTATACTGCCATTGAATCAGGAGTTGATCCTAAAAATGTTATTGTTGCTAAATTAGGTGAAGTTTATCATTTAGTTGATCACAAAATAACTCTTTCCAAAGAAAAGGTTTATTTTGGACCTGTATTTATTGATGGAAATATCTTGTCTGTTTCAAATTCTCAAATCTTAAAAGAAAGAATGGAACTTGGACAAAACGGATTTTTACATGCAATTGTTGCAATTAATAAAGAAAAAAATCTTATTTTAGGTAAACCAAGAATAGTTTCGCGTGGTGCCTTTTATGTTAAAAATTCGCTTGCTTTAGTAGAAGAAGCGAAAAGATTAGTTCATGGAGCAATACTGTATACAATCAAAAACTCAACTAATTGAACAGTACCTCAATTAAAACAATTAATTATTGATAGACTTTCACCATTCTTCTATAAACACAAAAGAAGAAACGTTGTTATAATTCCAACTATTTTATTTACAACTCACTCAAAAGCATTGGTTGAAGATAACCCTAACTTAACTGATATTACTATTGAAGAAGAAAAAGAAGGTGGAAAAACCTTGAGACATGAAAGTAAAGAATATATTTAA